A genomic window from Ananas comosus cultivar F153 linkage group 22, ASM154086v1, whole genome shotgun sequence includes:
- the LOC109727211 gene encoding probable polygalacturonase produces the protein MELQTLKFYLLSLCLLAAVALVLPECAAARRSRAGGERQAAVAVAVKGLRYASATSCRAHSAAVTEFGAVGDGATSNTAAFRAAVGNLSQYSAAGRGGGMLYVPAGRWLTGPFNLTSSFTLFLHRDAVILASQDINEWPIIDPLPSYGRGRDKPGGRYSSLIGGSNLTDVIITGDNGTIDGQGATWWQKFHKNQLKYTRGYLIELMHSDQIIISNLTLLNSPAWNIHPVYSSNIIVSGITILAPVHSPNTDGINPDSCSHVRIEDCYIVSGDDCVAIKSGWDEYGIAYGMPSQHIVIRRLTCVSPTSAVIALGSEMSGGIQDVRAEDITAVNSESGVRIKTAPGRGAYVKDVFVRGMSLDTMKWVFWMTGNYKSHPDGNYNPNAMPVVNGVSYSNVVATGVTTAARLEGIPGAPFTGICISNVTVELAKSRKVSWTCTDVEGVSADVSPAPCAPLQGAHDGQCPFPADRLPIDEIEFKECSY, from the exons ATGGAGTTACAAACACTCAAATTTTAT CTTCTTTCGCTGTGCCTCCTGGCCGCGGTCGCGCTCGTCCTCCCCGAATGCGCGGCGGCCCGCAGATCGAGAGCCGGGGGGGAGCGGCAGGCGgcagtggcggtggcggtgaaGGGGCTGAGGTACGCGTCGGCGACGAGCTGCAGGGCGCACTCGGCGGCGGTGACGGAGTTCGGGGCGGTGGGGGACGGGGCGACGTCGAACACGGCGGCGTTCCGGGCGGCGGTGGGGAACCTGAGCCAGTACTCGGCGGCCGGGCGGGGAGGGGGCATGCTGTACGTGCCGGCCGGACGGTGGCTGACGGGCCCGTTCAACCTCACCAGCTCCTTCACCCTCTTCCTCCACCGCGACGCCGTCATCCTCGCCTCCCAG GATATAAATGAATGGCCTATTATTGATCCTTTGCCATCTTATGGAAGAGGGAGAGACAAACCTGGTGGAAGATACAGCAGCCTCATTGGTGGATCAAACCTCACAGATGTTATCATAACAG GTGATAATGGAACAATTGACGGGCAAGGGGCGACCTGGTGGCAAAAATTCCACAAGAATCAGCTCAAATACACGCGCGGATACCTCATCGAACTGATGCATTCGGATCAGATCATCATATCCAACCTCACATTGCTCAACTCTCCTGCATGGAACATTCACCCAGTTTACAGCAG CAACATTATCGTGTCGGGGATCACAATTCTCGCTCCGGTTCATTCTCCGAACACCGACGGTATTAACCCAG ATTCGTGCTCGCACGTCAGAATCGAGGACTGCTACATCGTATCGGGCGACGACTGCGTCGCGATCAAGAGCGGGTGGGACGAGTACGGGATCGCCTACGGGATGCCGAGCCAGCACATCGTCATCCGGCGACTCACCTGCGTCTCTCCGACCAGCGCCGTCATCGCCCTCGGCAGCGAGATGTCGGGCGGAATCCAGGACGTCCGCGCGGAGGACATCACCGCCGTCAACTCCGAGTCCGGGGTCCGCATCAAGACCGCCCCCGGCCGCGGCGCCTACGTGAAGGACGTCTTCGTCCGCGGCATGAGCCTCGACACCATGAAGTGGGTCTTCTGGATGACCGGCAACTACAAGTCGCACCCCGACGGCAACTACAACCCGAACGCGATGCCGGTCGTGAACGGCGTCAGCTACAGCAACGTCGTCGCGACCGGCGTGACGACGGCCGCGCGGCTCGAGGGGATACCGGGCGCGCCGTTCACCGGAATTTGCATATCGAACGTCACGGTGGAGCTGGCGAAGTCGCGGAAGGTGTCGTGGACCTGCACCGACGTCGAAGGGGTGTCGGCCGACGTGAGCCCCGCGCCGTGCGCTCCGCTGCAGGGCGCGCACGACGGCCAGTGCCCGTTCCCGGCCGACCGGTTGCCGATCGACGAGATCGAGTTCAAGGAGTGTTCCTACTGA